One genomic segment of Caldisericota bacterium includes these proteins:
- a CDS encoding phage holin family protein — protein MKRRIIASWIINAISFFIVSQIVAGMQFENFVSILLAGIVLGIVNATLKPLFIVISLPISVLTLGLFLIIINAIMLEIVVAIVPGFSLVSFWTAIWGSILLSIVSMIIMHVLFPRRRTA, from the coding sequence ATGAAAAGAAGAATTATAGCTTCTTGGATTATTAACGCTATTTCATTTTTTATTGTAAGCCAAATTGTGGCGGGAATGCAATTTGAGAATTTTGTAAGTATATTGCTGGCGGGTATTGTGCTTGGCATTGTAAACGCTACACTGAAGCCACTCTTTATTGTAATTTCTCTTCCTATAAGCGTGCTTACACTGGGTCTATTCCTTATCATTATCAACGCTATAATGCTTGAAATTGTAGTGGCAATTGTCCCAGGATTTTCACTTGTTTCTTTTTGGACAGCTATATGGGGATCTATTCTTTTGTCGATTGTGAGTATGATTATTATGCATGTGTTGTTTCCAAGGCGGAGAACTGCTTGA
- the hflX gene encoding GTPase HflX codes for MKEQDKAILVEIVEPGKREISLDSFEEFRTLAQTLNLEIVAETTQIIKQPNYAFFIGKGKLNEIKQIVKLLEPKYVFVNAALSYLQLKNISAEVGIPCIDRAHLILMIFAMRAKTREGKLQIELSELKMRLPDIVHSEKFLDQQVGSEIGLKGPGEKKIEVRRRFVERRIKVLEKKLLTIGKQRELRRKRRRKSNIPIIAIVGYTNSGKSTLLNGITSSNAYVENMLFSTIDTLVRKGNLNDGTEALFVDTIGFIRDFPHPLIYAFHSTLEEVLDAWIILHVVDISVPDFREKIDSMEETLLELKASHIPRILVFNKTDKISDEKLLQYKNLFKEAVFISALNGEGIDNLKDRIRKELSLLFIRRTILVPYTEQSIIAMAYKETRVLERRDSEDGVYLTIEGFKGNVEKFEQFFVFP; via the coding sequence TTGAAAGAGCAAGATAAAGCTATATTGGTTGAGATTGTAGAGCCGGGTAAACGGGAAATTTCTTTAGATTCTTTTGAAGAATTTAGAACGCTTGCTCAAACATTAAATCTTGAGATTGTTGCAGAGACGACGCAAATCATAAAACAACCAAATTATGCATTTTTTATTGGTAAAGGCAAGCTGAATGAGATTAAGCAGATTGTGAAACTGCTTGAGCCTAAATATGTTTTCGTTAATGCTGCACTTTCATACCTTCAACTTAAGAATATTTCAGCAGAGGTTGGCATTCCCTGTATTGATAGGGCTCATCTTATTCTTATGATATTTGCCATGAGAGCTAAAACAAGAGAAGGGAAGTTGCAAATAGAACTTTCTGAATTAAAAATGCGTCTTCCCGATATTGTGCACAGCGAGAAATTTCTTGACCAACAGGTAGGTTCAGAGATTGGATTAAAAGGACCTGGAGAAAAAAAGATAGAGGTTAGGCGGAGATTTGTTGAGCGTCGAATTAAAGTTTTAGAAAAGAAGCTATTAACTATTGGAAAGCAGAGAGAATTAAGAAGGAAGAGGAGAAGGAAAAGCAACATACCGATAATTGCAATTGTTGGATACACAAACAGCGGTAAATCTACACTTTTAAATGGAATTACGTCATCTAACGCATACGTTGAAAATATGCTTTTTTCAACCATTGATACTCTTGTAAGAAAGGGCAACTTAAATGATGGCACAGAAGCATTATTTGTGGATACAATTGGCTTTATAAGGGATTTTCCGCATCCTTTGATATATGCTTTCCATTCTACTCTCGAAGAGGTTTTAGATGCATGGATTATTTTACATGTTGTGGATATATCTGTACCAGATTTTAGAGAGAAAATTGATTCTATGGAGGAAACCTTACTAGAGTTAAAAGCTTCACATATTCCGCGAATACTTGTTTTTAATAAAACTGACAAAATTTCGGATGAGAAACTTCTGCAATATAAAAACTTGTTTAAAGAAGCTGTTTTTATTTCTGCACTGAACGGGGAAGGAATAGATAATCTCAAGGACAGAATTAGAAAAGAACTTTCGCTGTTATTTATAAGGCGTACTATACTTGTTCCTTATACAGAGCAAAGCATTATTGCGATGGCTTATAAGGAAACAAGAGTATTGGAGCGGAGAGATAGTGAAGATGGAGTTTACCTTACTATTGAGGGATTTAAAGGAAATGTGGAAAAGTTTGAGCAGTTTTTTGTATTTCCTTGA